From Candidatus Pedobacter colombiensis, one genomic window encodes:
- the hemF gene encoding oxygen-dependent coproporphyrinogen oxidase, whose protein sequence is MMFKDQVVAAYQKIQDEICSSLELADGKAKFEEEIWNREGGGGGRTRIMQHGNVIEKGGVNFSAVHGKLPDTVKKAFKVENDEFFATGVSIVMHPSNPFVPIIHMNIRYFEMDEQTRWFGGGIDLTPHYVIDTDVRYFHHLLKQTCDQFDPTFYPKFKTNADDYFFIKHRDETRGVGGIFYDRLKPENTGLSFDQLLTFSEAVGNTFIPAYTELIERNRDQQYTPEQQEWQYLRRSRYAEFNLVYDSGTKFGLETNGRIESILMSLPPMAKWIYNHQPISGSPEADTLSKLKKGIVWA, encoded by the coding sequence ATGATGTTTAAAGATCAAGTAGTAGCGGCCTATCAAAAAATTCAGGATGAGATTTGCAGCAGTTTAGAACTGGCTGATGGAAAGGCAAAATTTGAAGAGGAGATATGGAACCGGGAAGGTGGTGGTGGTGGCAGAACCCGAATCATGCAACATGGAAATGTAATTGAAAAGGGTGGTGTCAATTTTTCTGCAGTACATGGAAAACTACCTGATACAGTTAAAAAGGCATTTAAAGTAGAAAATGATGAGTTTTTTGCTACGGGTGTTTCTATTGTAATGCATCCATCTAATCCGTTCGTACCGATCATTCACATGAATATTCGTTATTTCGAAATGGATGAGCAGACCCGTTGGTTTGGCGGCGGTATAGATTTAACTCCTCATTATGTGATTGATACTGATGTAAGGTACTTTCATCATCTTTTAAAGCAAACCTGCGATCAGTTCGACCCTACATTTTATCCAAAATTTAAAACCAATGCTGATGATTATTTCTTTATTAAACATAGGGATGAAACCAGGGGCGTTGGCGGTATTTTTTATGATAGACTGAAGCCTGAAAATACAGGTTTGTCTTTCGATCAGTTACTGACTTTCTCTGAAGCCGTGGGAAATACGTTTATTCCGGCTTATACAGAATTAATCGAAAGAAACCGTGATCAGCAATATACACCTGAGCAACAGGAATGGCAATATTTGCGTAGGAGCAGATATGCTGAGTTCAATTTGGTTTATGATTCTGGTACTAAATTTGGCCTGGAAACCAATGGACGGATAGAATCTATTCTGATGAGCTTGCCTCCAATGGCAAAATGGATCTATAATCACCAGCCGATTTCGGGCAGCCCAGAAGCAGATACGCTAAGTAAACTTAAAAAGGGAATTGTGTGGGCTTAA
- a CDS encoding coproporphyrinogen III oxidase, which translates to MRKLFLSFAIAIFLGLAISACNSTKSVSGDSDSLKVDTNITPAVDTTNMTDTMKTMPDTTTMPPAH; encoded by the coding sequence ATGAGAAAACTATTTTTAAGCTTTGCTATTGCTATTTTTTTAGGCTTAGCAATTTCCGCATGCAATTCTACAAAGAGTGTATCAGGTGATTCTGACAGTCTTAAAGTTGACACAAATATCACTCCTGCAGTTGATACAACAAATATGACGGATACGATGAAAACTATGCCAGACACTACAACAATGCCACCAGCGCATTAG
- a CDS encoding MATE family efflux transporter has translation MLKSLYTRYKPYYSDNLRLAMPIVVSQLGHTLVHLADSVIVGHFAGTIQLAAVSLVNSLFMLILVLGLGISYGLTPLVAQENGRKNYDECGKLLSNSLIINILTSILLYIFVHFGTLLAIDHIGQSPEVVAYAKPYLGYLAISIVPLMIFQTFKQFAEGLGFTKQAMFVSIWGNLLNVILGVIFVKGMFGIAPMGVKGVGLSTLVDRTLMAIVMSIYVLRSKYFKEYTRSFRLGLIDKVRSLKIAKIGAPVALQYSFEISAFSGAAILIGTIGAVEQAAHQVAINLASTTYMMASGIASAATIKTGNNFGKKNFSDLRNSAIASYHVILVFMSVTALLFILANNILPYIYTEDMAVINIAAQLLIIAGFFQLFDGTQVVGLGVLRGIGDVNIPTLITFIAYWVIGIPLGYLLGIVFHLGVNGIWYGLTFGLLTASTLLFIRFQKRTRVLIG, from the coding sequence ATGTTGAAGAGCTTATACACAAGGTACAAACCTTATTATTCTGATAATTTACGTCTTGCTATGCCAATTGTAGTGTCTCAGTTGGGGCATACATTGGTGCATTTGGCCGATAGTGTGATTGTTGGACATTTTGCAGGAACCATTCAGCTCGCCGCGGTATCTCTGGTAAACAGTTTGTTTATGCTCATTTTGGTTTTGGGACTGGGGATTTCGTACGGACTAACACCTCTGGTTGCACAGGAAAATGGTCGTAAAAATTACGACGAATGTGGTAAACTGCTATCCAATAGTTTGATCATAAACATCCTGACTTCTATATTGCTCTATATTTTTGTGCACTTCGGCACTTTGCTGGCCATTGATCATATAGGTCAATCACCGGAAGTAGTTGCTTATGCGAAGCCTTATCTGGGTTATCTGGCTATATCTATAGTTCCATTAATGATATTCCAGACATTTAAGCAGTTTGCCGAAGGACTTGGTTTTACAAAACAAGCCATGTTCGTTTCCATTTGGGGAAATCTCCTCAATGTTATTTTGGGTGTAATTTTTGTAAAAGGTATGTTTGGTATTGCACCGATGGGTGTTAAGGGTGTTGGATTAAGTACTTTAGTTGATCGTACCTTAATGGCTATCGTGATGTCGATTTATGTACTTCGGTCGAAGTATTTTAAAGAATATACGAGAAGTTTCCGTCTCGGGTTGATAGATAAAGTAAGGAGCCTGAAGATTGCAAAAATCGGTGCTCCTGTTGCTTTACAATACTCATTTGAAATCAGCGCTTTTAGTGGTGCTGCAATATTAATAGGAACCATTGGAGCTGTAGAACAAGCTGCACATCAAGTGGCAATTAATCTGGCCTCTACAACCTATATGATGGCCAGTGGCATTGCTTCTGCTGCTACCATAAAAACCGGAAACAACTTTGGTAAGAAAAACTTTTCAGACCTTAGAAACTCTGCCATTGCCAGTTATCATGTCATATTGGTATTCATGAGCGTTACAGCACTATTGTTTATTTTGGCCAATAACATCTTACCCTACATTTATACCGAAGATATGGCTGTAATAAATATAGCGGCACAGCTCCTGATTATTGCCGGTTTCTTTCAATTATTTGATGGTACGCAGGTTGTAGGTCTGGGTGTTTTAAGAGGTATTGGCGATGTGAATATCCCTACCCTGATTACCTTTATTGCCTATTGGGTTATTGGTATCCCTTTAGGATACCTGCTTGGCATCGTTTTTCATTTAGGTGTCAATGGAATATGGTATGGATTAACTTTTGGATTATTAACTGCCTCCACGCTTTTATTTATTAGATTCCAAAAAAGAACCAGAGTTTTGATTGGTTAA
- a CDS encoding ATP-binding protein yields MNIRKLILQGEGTTLDFKKTITSNEKIAKSLVAFANNKGGQLLIGVADDGSIKGVKSEDEERYMITKSAHQFCKPAIEPEFEEVHVDGKLVLVVNIARSETKPHYALDEHKKWWVYYRVKDKSLLASKIIVDVIKKSNDTSGQLITYTEQERKLFEYLAEKGRITLKEFSKLTRSSYRQAQKILVSLILSGVIRPHSSEKEEYFTTI; encoded by the coding sequence ATGAATATCAGGAAACTAATTTTACAAGGTGAGGGTACGACGTTAGATTTTAAGAAAACAATCACCAGCAATGAAAAGATAGCTAAAAGCCTGGTGGCATTTGCCAATAATAAAGGCGGACAACTGTTGATAGGCGTTGCTGATGACGGTAGCATAAAGGGTGTGAAATCTGAAGACGAGGAGCGCTATATGATTACCAAGTCTGCGCACCAGTTCTGCAAACCGGCTATTGAACCTGAATTTGAGGAAGTGCATGTTGATGGGAAGCTAGTGCTTGTTGTAAACATTGCGCGAAGCGAGACCAAGCCACATTACGCACTTGATGAGCATAAAAAATGGTGGGTATATTACCGCGTAAAAGACAAGAGTTTACTAGCCAGTAAAATCATTGTGGATGTGATTAAAAAGAGTAATGACACTTCGGGGCAACTGATTACCTATACTGAACAAGAAAGGAAACTTTTTGAATACCTTGCGGAAAAAGGCCGGATCACTTTGAAAGAATTTAGCAAACTGACCCGAAGCTCATACAGACAGGCCCAAAAGATCCTGGTTAGTTTAATTCTAAGTGGCGTAATCAGACCTCATTCCTCTGAAAAAGAAGAATATTTCACTACAATTTAA
- the gyrA gene encoding DNA gyrase subunit A, translating to MAEDLENQENDKIIRIDIDEQMRSAYIDYSMSVIVSRALPDVRDGLKPVHRRVLYGMLDLGLANNKPYKKSARIVGEVLGKYHPHGDSSVYNTMVRMAQDWSLRYLMVEGQGNYGSIDGDSPAAMRYTEARFHKIAEEMLADINKDTVDFQLNFDDSLQEPTVLPSKVPNLLINGSSGIAVGMATNMPPHNITETINATIAYIDNNEITVAELMKHIKAPDFPTGAIIYGYTGVQEAFETGRGRIVMRAKAEIEATKDRETIIVTEIPYQVNKAMMIERTAELVGEKKIEGISNIKDESNKDGIRIVYEIKRDANASIVLNNLFKQTALQTSFSVNNIALVKGRPQLLNLKDLIHYFVEHRHEVVVRRTKFELAEANKRAHILEGLLIALDHLDEVIKLIRSSETPEEARLGLMEKFGLSDIQARAILDMTLRRLTGLERDKIKDEYNELMKLIEYLQSILADEGKRMQIIKDELTEMKDKYGDERRTTIVHSAEDMSMEDFIEDEEVVITISHEGYIKRTPATEYRTQGRGGKGSKGSDSRNEDFIEHLLIASNHNYMLFFTETGRCFWLRVYEIPEGSRLSKGRAIQNIINIPKEEKIKAFIKVKNLKDQEYLENNYIIMCTKKGTIKKTSLEAYSRPRVNGINAININEGDQLLEASLTTGSSEIVMALRSGRAIRFNEEKVRPMGRTATGVRGVTLAHEKDEVVGMIAVDDPGATVLVVSEKGYGKRTDIEDYRVTNRGGKGVKTINVTEKTGNLVAIKNVTDADDLMIINKSGIVIRIVVSELRVMGRATQGVRLINLKGNDEIASVARIEHEDEEVEETESYVVLDGESAGEGEPEDEVTDDTPENDEEEGGDADDTTAEEEE from the coding sequence ATGGCAGAAGATTTAGAAAATCAAGAAAACGACAAAATAATTAGAATCGATATTGACGAGCAAATGAGATCCGCTTACATTGATTATTCAATGTCAGTTATCGTATCAAGGGCTTTGCCTGATGTGAGAGATGGATTGAAACCGGTACACCGCCGTGTGTTATACGGGATGCTTGATCTGGGATTAGCAAACAATAAACCATATAAAAAATCTGCACGTATTGTTGGTGAGGTACTAGGTAAGTATCACCCACATGGTGATTCGTCTGTATACAATACCATGGTAAGGATGGCTCAGGATTGGAGTTTACGTTATTTAATGGTTGAAGGACAAGGAAACTATGGTTCAATTGATGGTGACTCTCCAGCTGCAATGCGTTATACTGAGGCGCGTTTCCACAAGATAGCTGAAGAGATGCTTGCTGACATCAATAAAGATACCGTTGATTTTCAACTAAACTTTGATGATTCATTGCAGGAGCCTACTGTGCTTCCTTCGAAAGTTCCAAACCTGTTAATTAATGGTTCATCAGGTATTGCGGTAGGTATGGCAACAAATATGCCACCTCATAACATCACAGAGACGATCAATGCGACAATAGCCTATATAGATAACAATGAAATCACTGTAGCCGAATTGATGAAACATATTAAAGCGCCTGATTTCCCAACAGGAGCCATCATTTATGGTTATACAGGTGTTCAGGAAGCATTTGAGACCGGAAGAGGCCGTATTGTAATGCGTGCTAAAGCTGAAATTGAAGCTACTAAAGATCGCGAAACTATTATCGTAACTGAAATACCTTATCAGGTAAATAAAGCGATGATGATTGAGCGTACCGCTGAATTGGTTGGTGAGAAAAAGATTGAAGGTATATCAAACATCAAGGATGAGTCTAATAAAGATGGTATCCGTATCGTTTATGAAATTAAACGTGATGCGAACGCTTCGATTGTTTTAAACAACTTGTTTAAACAAACAGCATTACAAACCTCATTTAGTGTAAATAACATTGCACTTGTAAAGGGCAGACCACAGTTATTAAACCTGAAAGATCTGATCCATTATTTTGTGGAGCACAGACATGAGGTCGTGGTTCGTAGAACTAAATTTGAACTTGCTGAAGCTAATAAGCGTGCACACATATTAGAAGGGTTACTGATTGCATTGGATCACCTGGATGAGGTAATTAAACTGATCCGTAGCTCTGAAACGCCTGAAGAAGCCAGACTAGGTTTAATGGAAAAATTCGGCTTATCTGATATTCAAGCAAGAGCGATCCTTGATATGACCCTTCGTAGGTTAACAGGTCTGGAGCGTGATAAGATCAAAGATGAATACAATGAATTGATGAAACTTATCGAATACTTGCAGTCTATCTTAGCTGATGAGGGTAAACGTATGCAGATCATCAAAGATGAACTGACCGAAATGAAAGATAAGTATGGCGATGAACGTAGAACAACTATTGTTCACTCGGCAGAAGATATGAGCATGGAAGACTTTATCGAGGATGAAGAGGTAGTGATTACCATTTCTCATGAAGGCTATATTAAACGTACTCCAGCTACAGAATATCGTACTCAAGGTAGAGGTGGTAAAGGCTCTAAAGGAAGTGATTCAAGGAATGAAGACTTTATAGAGCATTTATTAATTGCTTCTAACCATAACTATATGTTATTCTTTACTGAAACTGGTCGTTGTTTCTGGTTAAGGGTTTACGAAATCCCTGAAGGATCGAGACTAAGTAAGGGAAGAGCAATCCAGAACATCATTAATATTCCTAAAGAAGAAAAAATCAAGGCCTTTATTAAGGTTAAGAATTTAAAAGATCAGGAGTATCTGGAAAACAATTACATCATCATGTGTACTAAAAAAGGAACGATTAAGAAAACCTCGTTAGAGGCTTATTCGAGACCTAGGGTAAATGGTATCAATGCAATTAACATCAACGAAGGTGATCAGTTATTAGAAGCAAGCTTAACTACAGGTTCAAGCGAAATTGTAATGGCTTTACGTTCAGGAAGAGCTATTCGTTTCAATGAGGAGAAAGTTAGACCAATGGGTAGAACCGCTACCGGTGTACGTGGTGTAACCCTTGCTCATGAAAAAGATGAAGTAGTTGGTATGATCGCCGTGGATGATCCGGGAGCAACCGTATTGGTCGTTTCGGAAAAAGGTTACGGTAAACGTACGGACATTGAAGATTATCGCGTTACCAATAGAGGTGGTAAAGGTGTTAAAACTATTAACGTTACTGAGAAAACAGGAAACCTGGTTGCCATTAAGAATGTTACTGATGCTGATGATTTAATGATTATCAATAAATCAGGTATTGTAATCAGAATTGTGGTAAGTGAATTAAGGGTAATGGGTCGTGCAACTCAAGGTGTGCGTTTGATTAACCTGAAAGGTAACGACGAAATTGCTTCTGTAGCCAGAATTGAGCATGAAGACGAGGAAGTGGAAGAAACCGAAAGTTATGTTGTGTTAGATGGTGAGTCGGCAGGTGAAGGTGAACCTGAAGATGAAGTTACTGATGATACTCCTGAGAATGATGAAGAAGAGGGGGGAGATGCTGATGATACCACCGCTGAAGAAGAAGAATAA
- a CDS encoding phosphoribosylpyrophosphate synthetase has protein sequence MYIYDTLTAAVADLEKRGYEYDFNLSAEFIECKAIDIQLMPEEFEIDEFYRFEGMTDPDDSSVIYAISSQVGNLKGVIIDAYGAYSENISPELLDKLKIHH, from the coding sequence ATGTACATATATGACACCCTCACCGCCGCAGTTGCTGACCTTGAAAAACGAGGTTATGAGTATGATTTTAATCTTTCAGCCGAATTTATTGAGTGTAAAGCGATAGATATTCAGCTGATGCCGGAAGAATTTGAAATTGATGAGTTTTACCGCTTTGAAGGTATGACTGACCCTGACGATAGTTCGGTCATCTATGCTATTTCTTCTCAGGTTGGTAATTTAAAGGGGGTAATTATAGATGCTTATGGGGCCTATTCTGAAAACATTTCACCTGAGCTCCTGGATAAGTTAAAAATACATCACTGA
- a CDS encoding YiiD C-terminal domain-containing protein: MVVSEKTLKWVLCLYPPLLFQRIWVRKFHKGFRGVDVKIAKSVLNKNYNGSIFGGTIYAATDPFYALLFDQLLQRAGFKVRVWLKSASIQYLKPGRGSLYFTITVTDDMLNEAIETLNTYGKFVKAYPMEVTNAQGELCATVMNEVYVRSLHQGEEPRIAY, encoded by the coding sequence ATGGTTGTATCAGAAAAAACCCTTAAGTGGGTCTTGTGTTTATACCCTCCTTTATTGTTCCAGCGTATCTGGGTTCGTAAATTTCATAAGGGCTTTCGTGGGGTTGATGTAAAGATTGCAAAAAGCGTACTGAACAAGAATTATAACGGTTCTATTTTTGGCGGTACCATTTATGCGGCCACAGATCCGTTTTACGCTTTGTTGTTTGATCAGCTCTTACAAAGGGCAGGATTTAAAGTGCGCGTCTGGCTTAAAAGCGCTTCCATCCAGTATTTAAAACCGGGCAGAGGCAGCTTATATTTTACGATTACAGTTACAGATGATATGTTGAATGAGGCTATAGAGACCTTAAATACCTATGGTAAATTTGTGAAGGCTTACCCGATGGAAGTTACAAATGCACAAGGAGAGCTTTGTGCCACAGTAATGAATGAGGTTTATGTAAGAAGTTTACATCAGGGTGAAGAGCCACGTATCGCTTATTAA